One genomic segment of Pleurodeles waltl isolate 20211129_DDA chromosome 11, aPleWal1.hap1.20221129, whole genome shotgun sequence includes these proteins:
- the LOC138266391 gene encoding T-box-containing protein TBX6L-like: MYSSLPDTKPPCDAALLMNDTSAPQSTIEAVLEDADLWSRFHQEGTEMIITKSGRRMFPQCKIRLSGLLPYAKYILLVDFVPLDALRYKWNKNKWEVAGKAEPPPPCRTYIHPDSPALGSHWMKEAISFHKLKLTNNTLDQQGHIILHSMHRYKPRIHLVQAEDLYSMRWGVFQMFTFPETSFTAVTAYQNEMVTKLKIENNPFAKGFREHGKNSRRERVPKKHSNSPAKEPKKRKVEDEEGCSNEADLLRVMQVKEEAQPIQESRFPIWGQDQDGGNRIQPGSPETSGQRETPREQQVPTQSPYNAYRFHDVAEPHHSPARDVPLSEYRGRTHPADVALVPEPEVKQLPEGFGALPPFHPAHDLAGVHNMSADPAGKPGLRPPLYNPYGAEQGLGQWMNPAQSQYRPVSYPPFPTDYSTQTPAGHPHGSMADWSQYPLFPYSCW, from the exons ATGTACTCATCACTGCCCG ACACCAAGCCCCCCTGCGATGCGGCTTTGCTGATGAACGACACCTCTGCACCCCAAAGCACCATTGAGGCCGTCCTCGAGGACGCGGACCTCTGGTCCAGGTTCCACCAGGAAGGCACGGAGATGATCATCACCAAGTCTGGGAG GCGTATGTTTCCTCAGTGCAAAATCAGGCTGTCCGGACTCCTGCCGTATGCCAAGTACATACTCTTGGTGGACTTTGTGCCCCTCGACGCCCTCAGATACAAG TGGAACAAAAACAAATGGGAAGTGGCGGGAAAGGCTGAGCCGCCGCCACCCTGCCGGACATACATCCACCCAGACTCACCCGCACTCGGCAGCCACTGGATGAAAGAGGCCATCTCCTTCCATAAGCTCAAGCTGACCAACAACACGCTGGACCAGCAAGGGCAT ATCATCCTCCACTCCATGCACCGCTACAAACCACGCATCCACCTGGTGCAGGCGGAAGACCTCTACAGCATGCGCTGGGGTGTCTTCCAGATGTTCACCTTCCCGGAGACTTCGTTCACCGCGGTCACTGCCTATCAAAATGAGATG GTGACAAAACTCAAGATTGAAAACAACCCCTTTGCCAAGGGGTTCCGGGAGCATGGGAAAAACAGCAGAAG AGAACGGGTCCCAAAAAAGCACAGCAATAGTCCTGCAAAGGAGCCAAAGAAGAGAAAAGTGGAAGATGAAGAAGGCTGCTCCAATGAAGCAG ATCTTCTGCGAGTCATGCAGGTGAAAGAGGAGGCTCAGCCCATCCAGGAGAGCAGGTTCCCCATATGGGGACAGGACCAAGATGGTGGCAACAGAATCCAGCCTGGGTCACCAGAAACTAGTGGACAGAGAGAGACTCCCAGAGAGCAGCAAGTGCCAACGCAGTCCCCCTACAATGCGTACAG GTTCCATGATGTGGCCGAACCCCACCATTCTCCTGCTCGAGATGTTCCTCTGAGCGAATATCGAGGCAGGACGCACCCCGCAGATGTGGCTCTGGTGCCGGAACCGGAAGTGAAGCAGCTGCCTGAAGGCTTTGGAGCTCTACCGCCATTTCACCCCGCGCACGACCTGGCGGGTGTCCACAACATGTCTGCAGACCCAGCCGGGAAACCTGGACTTAGGCCTCCCCTGTACAACCCATATGGAGCAGAGCAAGGCCTGGGACAGTGGATGAACCCCGCGCAGAGCCAGTACCGGCCAGTCAGCTACCCGCCCTTCCCAACGGACTACAGCACTCAGACGCCAGCCGGGCACCCCCATGGAAGCATGGCCGACTGGAGCCAGTACCCTCTCTTTCCCTATTCCTGCTGGTAA